Proteins encoded together in one Variovorax paradoxus EPS window:
- the rplO gene encoding 50S ribosomal protein L15 translates to MELNGIKPAAGAKHAKRRVGRGIGSGIGKTAGRGHKGQKSRAGGFHKVGFEGGQMPLQRRLPKRGFKSHLLKFNAEVTLTALEQLGLAEVDVLALKQAGLVGQLAKVVKIIKTGELTKAVKLTGVGATAGAKAAIEAAGGSIA, encoded by the coding sequence ATGGAACTCAATGGCATCAAGCCGGCAGCCGGCGCCAAGCACGCCAAGCGCCGCGTTGGCCGCGGTATCGGCTCGGGCATCGGCAAGACCGCAGGTCGCGGTCACAAGGGCCAGAAGTCGCGCGCTGGTGGCTTCCACAAGGTTGGTTTCGAAGGCGGCCAAATGCCGCTGCAACGTCGCCTGCCCAAGCGTGGTTTCAAGTCGCACCTGCTGAAGTTCAACGCCGAAGTCACGCTGACTGCCCTCGAGCAGCTCGGCCTGGCCGAAGTGGATGTCCTGGCGCTGAAGCAAGCCGGCCTCGTGGGCCAGCTCGCCAAGGTCGTCAAGATCATCAAGACCGGTGAACTCACCAAGGCCGTCAAGCTGACGGGCGTGGGTGCAACGGCTGGCGCCAAGGCTGCGATCGAAGCAGCCGGCGGCAGCATCGCCTGA
- the rplR gene encoding 50S ribosomal protein L18 — MLTKKAQRLRRSRQTRIRIATQGVARLTVNRTNLHIYATVISDDGTKVIATASTAEAEMRTSLGGSGKGGNAAAATAVGKRIAEKAKAAGVEKVAFDRAGFAYHGRVKALAEAAREAGLQF; from the coding sequence ATGTTGACCAAAAAAGCACAGCGTCTTCGCCGCTCGCGCCAGACCCGCATCCGCATCGCGACGCAGGGCGTGGCCCGTCTGACGGTGAACCGCACCAACCTGCACATCTATGCCACCGTCATCTCCGACGACGGCACCAAGGTGATTGCAACCGCATCGACGGCAGAAGCCGAAATGCGTACCTCGCTCGGCGGTTCGGGCAAGGGCGGCAACGCCGCTGCAGCCACCGCCGTCGGCAAGCGCATCGCTGAAAAGGCGAAGGCTGCCGGCGTCGAGAAGGTCGCCTTCGACCGCGCAGGTTTTGCGTACCACGGCCGCGTCAAGGCGCTGGCCGAGGCGGCTCGCGAAGCCGGTCTGCAGTTCTAA
- the rplF gene encoding 50S ribosomal protein L6, whose protein sequence is MSRVGKMPITIPAGVDVSIKEDQISVKGTGGTLNLARNPLVKVVSNDGKLNFEPANESREANAMSGTIRQLVNNMVVGVTKGFEKKLNLVGVGYKAAASNNKLNLQVGYSHPVNIDMPQGITVATATPTEIVIKGADRQRVGQIAAEIRAVRPPEPYKGKGIRYSDEKIVIKETKKK, encoded by the coding sequence ATGTCCCGAGTAGGAAAAATGCCGATCACCATCCCCGCAGGCGTGGATGTGTCGATCAAGGAAGACCAGATCAGCGTCAAGGGCACGGGCGGCACGCTCAACCTTGCACGCAACCCCCTGGTCAAGGTCGTCAGCAATGACGGCAAGCTGAACTTCGAACCGGCCAACGAATCGCGTGAAGCGAATGCGATGAGCGGCACGATCCGTCAGCTGGTGAACAACATGGTGGTTGGCGTGACCAAGGGCTTCGAGAAGAAGCTCAACCTGGTCGGCGTCGGCTACAAGGCCGCAGCGTCCAACAACAAGTTGAACCTGCAGGTCGGTTATTCGCACCCGGTCAACATCGACATGCCGCAAGGCATCACGGTGGCCACCGCGACCCCGACCGAAATCGTGATCAAGGGTGCTGACCGTCAGCGCGTTGGTCAAATCGCCGCTGAGATCCGCGCTGTTCGTCCGCCTGAGCCTTACAAGGGCAAGGGCATCCGTTATTCGGACGAGAAGATCGTGATCAAAGAGACCAAGAAGAAGTAA
- the rpsE gene encoding 30S ribosomal protein S5, translating to MAKIQARTQNEGPEDGLREKMIAINRVTKVVKGGRILGFAALTVVGDGEGRVGMGKGKSKEVPAAVQKAMEEARRNLAKISIKNGTLHHRVTGHHGAASVVMIPAPKGTGIIAGGPMRAVFEVMGITDIVAKSHGSSNPYNMVRATLDGLKNSTTASAVAAKRGLTVEEIFA from the coding sequence ATGGCAAAGATTCAAGCAAGAACGCAGAACGAAGGCCCTGAAGACGGTTTGCGCGAGAAGATGATCGCGATCAACCGCGTCACCAAGGTGGTGAAGGGTGGTCGTATCCTCGGTTTCGCAGCACTCACCGTGGTGGGCGACGGCGAAGGCCGCGTCGGCATGGGCAAGGGCAAGTCGAAGGAAGTGCCTGCTGCAGTGCAGAAGGCAATGGAAGAAGCCCGTCGCAACCTGGCCAAGATCTCGATCAAGAACGGCACGCTGCATCACCGCGTGACGGGTCACCATGGCGCCGCTTCGGTTGTCATGATCCCCGCCCCGAAGGGTACCGGCATCATCGCCGGTGGCCCGATGCGCGCCGTGTTCGAAGTCATGGGCATCACCGACATCGTGGCCAAGAGCCATGGTTCGTCGAACCCCTACAACATGGTTCGCGCCACGCTCGATGGGTTGAAGAACTCGACGACCGCGTCCGCAGTGGCTGCCAAGCGTGGCCTGACCGTCGAAGAAATCTTCGCTTAA
- the rpsH gene encoding 30S ribosomal protein S8: MSMSDPIADLLTRIRNAQMVAKPTVSVPSSKVKIAIAQVLKDEGYIDGFQVKTEAGKSELEIVLKYYAGRPVIERIERVSRPGLRVYKASASIPQVQNGLGVAIVTTPQGVMTDRKARATGVGGEVLCYVA; the protein is encoded by the coding sequence ATGAGCATGAGTGATCCCATTGCCGACCTGCTGACGCGTATCCGTAACGCGCAGATGGTGGCGAAGCCCACCGTGTCGGTCCCGTCTTCCAAGGTGAAGATCGCGATCGCACAAGTCCTGAAGGACGAGGGCTACATCGACGGCTTCCAGGTCAAGACCGAAGCCGGCAAGAGCGAACTTGAAATCGTCCTGAAGTACTACGCTGGCCGTCCGGTCATCGAGCGCATCGAGCGCGTGAGCCGTCCTGGCCTGCGTGTCTACAAGGCCAGTGCTTCCATTCCGCAAGTCCAGAACGGCCTCGGCGTTGCGATCGTCACGACCCCCCAGGGCGTGATGACCGACCGCAAGGCTCGCGCCACCGGTGTCGGCGGCGAAGTTCTGTGCTACGTCGCCTAA
- the rpsN gene encoding 30S ribosomal protein S14: MAKQSLIQRELKRDKLVAKFAAKHAELKAASNDLKKSDEERAAARLGLQKLPRNANPTRQRNRCAITGRPRGTFRQFGLARAKIRELAFNGDIPGVTKASW; encoded by the coding sequence ATGGCTAAACAATCTTTGATCCAACGCGAACTCAAGCGTGACAAGCTGGTTGCCAAGTTCGCTGCGAAGCACGCAGAACTGAAGGCAGCTTCCAACGACCTGAAGAAGAGCGACGAAGAGCGCGCAGCTGCCCGCCTGGGCCTGCAAAAGCTTCCGCGCAACGCGAACCCGACCCGTCAGCGCAACCGTTGCGCCATCACCGGTCGTCCGCGTGGCACCTTCCGTCAATTCGGTCTGGCCCGCGCCAAGATCCGCGAACTGGCTTTCAATGGCGACATCCCCGGTGTCACCAAGGCCAGCTGGTAA
- the rpmD gene encoding 50S ribosomal protein L30, which translates to MTTQQQTLKVQLVKSPIGTKESHRATVRGLGLRKLNSVSELQDTPAVRGMINKISYLVKVL; encoded by the coding sequence ATGACGACGCAACAACAAACCCTCAAGGTGCAATTGGTCAAGAGCCCAATTGGCACCAAGGAATCGCATCGCGCGACCGTGCGTGGCCTCGGCCTGCGCAAGCTCAACAGCGTGAGCGAGCTGCAAGACACCCCGGCGGTGCGCGGCATGATCAACAAGATCAGTTATCTGGTCAAAGTTCTGTAA